The following nucleotide sequence is from Triticum dicoccoides isolate Atlit2015 ecotype Zavitan chromosome 7B, WEW_v2.0, whole genome shotgun sequence.
GATCTTGCTTTTGCACTGTGCCTGGTTTAATGCTCTATCCATTTACTTTGCAGGACGTCACGGGCCTTTGCACCAACTTCCACAAAAGCTCTGTCGTTCCCATTCGATGCGCCAACCTTGATCTTGTGAGCATTCTCAGCAGCATCCCGGCGACCAGGGCGTCTTTCCCTATCAAATGCTTGGGCCTCCCGCTCTCGGTTTGGAGGCTGAAGAAAGTTGACTTCCAATACCTCCAGGACAAGGCAGCTGGAAATTTGGTCACCTGGGATGGGCAGAACATCACCACCATTGGGCGCACGGCCCTTGTTCGATCTGTCATCACCTCGCAGGCTGTGTACTCCATCACACCACTCATTGTCCCTCAGGGTTCCCTTGACAACCTCAACAAGATTGAGCGAGCTTTTCTTTGGTCCGGCTCTGACAAGACCACCGGTGCCAAATGTAAAGTCAACTGGGACATGGTCTGCCGCCCCACCAGCTATGGGGGTTTGGGTGTTCTTAACACCGACAAATTTGCTCGTGCTTTGAGGCTCAGATGGCTTTGGTTTGAATGGAAAGAGCCGTCCAAGCTCTGGGTTGGCCTGGGCAACCCTTGCATCGAGGAGGACCGTGATTTTTTCTACGCCTCCACTTCCATCATCGTGGGCAATGGGGCCAGAACGCCTTTTTGGGACTCCCCCTAGCTGCTTGGCCGCAAGCCGAAGGACATTGCACCTCTCGTCTTTGAGGCCTCGAGGAGAAAGAACTGGAAGGTGCGAGAGGCTATTACAGAGAATGCTTGGATGCTTACGATCAGACGAGACATCACCATCACTGGCCAGCATGTGCAGGAATTTTTCACCCTCTGGATGCTCATCCATGACATACACCTCGACATCCACTCTGAGGATGACATCATTTGGAAGCACTCTTCGGATGGCTCATATTCGGTGTCCACCGCATACAAGGCACAATTTCTCGGTTTGACGCTTTCTCCCATGGACTCCATGGTCTGGAAAATGTGGGCGCCCCCAAAGGTCAAATTCTTCTCTTGGCTGGCCTTACAAGATCGGATTTGGACCGCCGACAGGCTAGAGCGACGTGGCTGGGACAATTGCGGTCTTTGCTCGCTCTGTAAGCAGGTGCAGGAGTCGGGCGTCCACCTATTCGCCAAATGCCGCTTCACCTTGAGGCTTTGGCGGATGCTCATTGACAAGTATGGGCTCGCGCATCTGGACCCTTCTGACTGGCACCTTGAGGACTCCCTCCTCTCTTGGTGGGACAAGCGCACCAATTCGAGCATTCCGGATCGTCGAGCCATGGCCTCCCTTACCATGCTCGTATCCTGGACAATTTGGAACGAAAGGAACGCTAGAGTCTTTCGCCACAAAGAGACGCCACCACCAATCCTTCTCAAGCTTATTATAGATGAGGCCAACCTATGGGTTACTGCAGGGGCTAAACAATTAGGGAAAATTGTATCGCGCGAGTAATTGTCATGCCGTACTCCGGCCTTGTGTAACTCTACAAAACTCTATTCTCCTCTactttaatagatgaggcaaatcttttgcctccgtttcgaaaaaaaaacaaTTTTGTTGAAACACTCGTGAGCAGATGTTTAGGCCATCAATGTCGACCATTATATCGGAGAATTTAAATTAAGTAATATCCTATCATGTTTAAATAAATTCTCATCTTATTTGTTTCAAGAACTTGAATGTTGTCACAAAATAACGTATTAGCTGATCTCGATTTCTTAGGGTGGCGCCTGCTGCATCAACTGACATTGGTGACATCATAAAAAAAGATGCTTGAACTAAAAGTAACTTCAACAGTTGTTGCAGTTGAAGATGAGCATGGGGGAATATGATGTGACATGTGAGTACTTCTCTCTATGTAATTACATCACTCATAATTTCTACCAACATTCTCTCACTATTTTCTCATACAGTTCCACCAAATGGCACAACTACCAAATACAAACCAAGGGCTTTCTTTAATAGCTATAAGTTTTAGATAACCGAGAAACAAATTCTACAGTATGATAAAAGTAATAATCATATTAAAGAACCAGCTAATAGTTTGTTTGAAATGGAGAGGACAATGAACACACTTTCTGAAGCTTTACGTTGAATTTGCAGGATGGGTGCACAAAATCAACCAACCGGTCGATATCTGCTACCATGCCCTTGCTCAGGCTGGAGCCTCATTGGAAGGGAACACCTACTGAACAAAATAACTGGTCGTTGACATTGACAATCTTCTCTGCCCTTTGCTGATAAAGATTCTTTGTAGAATATATTTTGCCCTCAAAGGTCAGGATCATTTTTGTTCGTTTGCTACCTGGTATTCTTTGTCTTCATTGATGGCGGGCACCTGAATCAGCAAATACATAAACTAAGCATATATGACTATTTATATTGCCTTGTGAATCTTACCATACTATTGAATTATGGCGGTGTAATGTCCAAACAACGAACATGTTCACATTTATCAGTTTTATGAAACCAGTCCCCATCACGCATCCGTTGTTCATGGCCAACAACAAATATTTTGTCCTGACATGACCATATATACATAATTTTCTGAAAATATTAGTCCTATAATAATCAAAAGTACACACAGATAGAATGCATGCAATGCCATGAATAGATGTTGAAAGCACAATATTTTATACATAAGGCTCTAACCATGTAATATGAAAAGTATATGATCTGAGTCGCTTCCTTCTAGCGATGCAAATTACCCAAACAAAATTGTATTTAAGGAGTTAAGGAGTAACTGTTCAGTTCTAtattctcacttaattaattaagaGTGATAACACGGTGTATTTTCTTCAATAGCTCTTATCCCCTTCTCCTATTTGTAAAACTGTAATAATTACAAAAGTACCCTGGCTAACATATCACAATTCTACACAAATGGGTGAATACATAAGATGTTCATACCAGGGAATAagcccaagggaaaaggtaggtaaGAATTAGGGCCCAGCAAAAGAAACAAATCGCATCACATATAATTAGAGCCAAGCCAAAGCAACAATAGACCCCTCAAAGATAAAATATTGAACAACAGTTTATCAACGATATCAAGAAGACGGAAACCAAggatgcatttatgatctccatctcACTATTGAAGAGACCAATAGCGATCAGCATCTAGCTAAAAGGCAGCACAAAATGACTGATCCCATTGCTAAAGAAGCATAAATAGCAATGATAGTGAAAAGCGAAAACAAAAGGAATTATTTCAGAAAACAAGTAATACATGGCACTTCTTAAAGAAGAGAAAAAAATCTTATATCCAGTCTTAGGTTAATCCATATATTCCAAGAAAAAAAATCTTACAGTTCTGAAATAATAATAAATACCCCCCATTTAATTTATAGATGAACTACTGATCATTGTAAGTTTTTGGAGAATGCTAGACTGTTGGCGTCAATAGATATTCAAAAACCGGAAGGTAATGAATTGGGAGATGCTATTCAAAAGTTGTAGTCCATACAAAGAAATTAATAAAACATCATATAATGGACTGGTATAAGAAACACAATGGCTGCATATCTCAAGGTGTAACCTTAAGACCTTTTACTATCATTTTCTCTTGACATTTATCTAGATGCTAACCAGCTTTGCCACCATAAATGCAAAACATTTCTATCTCCACACATCCACCTAGTCAAAAGTCGACAACTGGGTCAATAATACGACCCACTATGTCCAAGAATGTTGGGTAAGTATTATATTCTGAACCAATTTAGTTGACATACCAATGCCTAATGCTTCAGTGTTGATCTCTATATTTTGAATATTGGTAAGCATTAGAGACACTTGATGAAGGCAAGGCCCAAGTTCTAATTTGATGCAAACAAAAGTTGATGCCTAACAAAAAATCGGTACACATGCTTCTGAACCTAAGGATTGGTGAGCAATTCTCTTGTCTGACAGTTATTGTTGTAAATGTGCAACACAAATAATGTTGGTCAACATCAGATTCACCATGCTTTAGCCAAACAGAGTAAGCACATAGTATTCTAAGAATGTCACATAAAACGAACCGATTTAGTAGAGGAAGGTGGCAAACCTTAATCACAACATGACATCCGCTAGCTACTGGCGGATTGAACAATACCTGCAAGAAGAACATTGGTATACACACGTCAAAAAGAGGCCAAGACATGGACTGGATCAAATGCATATCCTATTGGAAAAGAAAAATCAGTTGGAGGTTCGACATTATGGAAGTAGATGGATAGCGACCTCCTTGCCAGATTTTAATTGGCCACCACGGAAATAAGTAGAAATCATAAAATCCCCATGATTGATAACACGAAATAATAACTTACCTTCAAATCTGAGAGAGAATGACACACacacagtgtgtgtgtgtgtgtgtgtgtgtgtgtgtgtgtgtgtgtgtgagagagagagagagagagagagagagagggagacttaCACCATTCATGGCAGTAAAATGAGTGCAAGCCGCAGAACTGATCATATGGGACGAATACCCTTCAAATTATATGCCAAAAGCTAGTGCAACCAATATAACTGTCAGATATTAGAAAATGGTACATATATCCAGAGCAAATGGTTCAGCAAGGAATCAGGACTCTGATCTGGCATGAAAAGGAAGTATCAATATTTGACAATGTAGCACTTGCCTTCCTCTGGTTATGAAAATCAATTCCATTCATAAGTAATCCAACAATATCATGAATTTTTTCTTCATTAGAAAACTATTCATCATTCAACTTGCTGATATTCCTGAACAAATAACTACAACATACTATGAGTTGCTAAAGCATTAGCGCAAACCTCATCCTTCAAACTACCATGAGTCAAAAGGGTAGAGCATCAAATATAGCTAATCAGAACATGGTCATGTAACATTCAATAATCTCACAGAGAACAATACGAATTCAATCATTTCAAATGATAAACTTACAATAGTTTCAAAAGGCTCTCATCAATTGGTGTACTCCAGAACATTGGAAATTCTTTCGCTACCTTCAATGCACTTCTTGTTTATGTTACCCTGCTGCTAGCACCCGCAACGACATGCTTTCTGATCTCTGTCATTGGTCGCCTTCCCCTCCCCGTAGCTCCAACCTATCGCGGCGGAGCACCGCCTGTAGCTTTGCTCACGTAGCTCCTTGCACCCATCGCTGGCCTATCCTCCACCATGGCCTCAGCGCTCCTTCCTGCCACGTCCGACTTTGCTGCTCCTTCTCACCCACTGCcaacctcctcaccctttcttgttGTCCACCCCGCTGTGGTGACCCTGCCACCCCTGCTATTCCACCGAGACGACATGCGCTAGGACACCCTGCACAAGAGCAATAGTT
It contains:
- the LOC119335153 gene encoding uncharacterized protein LOC119335153 → MRSASPFITFTGGAPPPLAIAIYWLCAVLTTTGSCTCRWSRLSGVALKHSYVGAASFDDMLWSRAVLLQLCSDVTGLCTNFHKSSVVPIRCANLDLVSILSSIPATRASFPIKCLGLPLSVWRLKKVDFQYLQDKAAGNLVTWDGQNITTIGRTALVRSVITSQAVYSITPLIVPQGSLDNLNKIERAFLWSGSDKTTGAKCKVNWDMVCRPTSYGGLGVLNTDKFARALRLRWLWFEWKEPSKLWVGLGNPCIEEDRDFFYASTSIIVGNGARTPFWDSP